From one Marinobacter sp. LV10MA510-1 genomic stretch:
- a CDS encoding carboxymuconolactone decarboxylase family protein — protein sequence MSGVTRSNRLTCALSLLKTLEADAPTKVTASLDALSDDFAEVVLGFSFADVIARPSIDLRTREMLTVAMLAAMGNAPGQLDFHMRAALNIGLRSVRA from the coding sequence ATGAGCGGCGTAACCAGATCCAATCGGCTTACCTGTGCTCTCTCACTGCTGAAAACACTGGAAGCCGATGCTCCCACCAAGGTGACAGCTAGCCTGGATGCTTTGTCAGACGATTTTGCCGAGGTGGTGCTGGGCTTCTCTTTCGCGGATGTAATCGCACGCCCTAGCATCGACTTGCGCACCCGCGAGATGCTCACCGTCGCAATGCTGGCAGCCATGGGCAACGCGCCGGGGCAGCTCGATTTTCATATGCGCGCTGCGCTGAATATCGGATTGCGTAGCGTGCGTGCATAA